In Apostichopus japonicus isolate 1M-3 chromosome 5, ASM3797524v1, whole genome shotgun sequence, a single window of DNA contains:
- the LOC139967923 gene encoding uncharacterized protein: MEFLSVKITFFFWMHLTLLIVMAAGFCQWLLLYIYAIFLPILIILRAWFYFKLKWQLFLVDLCYCINLVLYIYIWVGPSVPEFLYVIFGISHGPVLTAAITFRNSLVFHSMDRMTSCFIHLMPPLLTFGIRWYPDRITHWIAPFISNQDLNLTEQSFWIFALPLAILVFHTAVYLSFLVIVRPSEEYVGFYSYLTEGSSGIWPTIFKKFARKWRPFLYILLILTIGGTSVLLNFLWYNYFYANLTVLCLVFSRLIWNASTFYVDVFRKKGMDSEPYSVLWCSTWCDEQPDTRSANKVK, from the exons ATGGAGTTCTTAAGTGTGAAAATTACTTTCTTCTTCTGGATGCACCTTACCTTGCTCATAGTGATGGCTGCTGGGTTCTGCCAATGGTTACTCTTGTACATCTATGCCATCTTCTTGCCAATACTAATCATACTTCGTGCttggttttattttaaattaaaatggcAGCTGTTCCTCGTTGACTTATGTTACTGCATAAATCTTGtcttgtacatatacatatg GGTAGGACCAAGTGTTCCAGAATTCTTGTACGTCATCTTCGGTATATCTCACGGACCTGTCCTGACAGCAGCCATCACGTTTCGCAACTCGCTGGTGTTCCACAGCATGGACCGTATGACGTCATGTTTCATACATCTCATGCCTCCATTGCTGACCTTTGGCATTAGGTGGTACCCAGACCGGATCACCCATTGGATCGCTCCTTTCATCAGCAACCAGGACTTAAATTTGACAGAACAATCTTTCTGGATATTTGCCCTGCCATTGGCAATTCTGGTATTCCATACT GCCGTTTATTTGAGCTTCTTGGTGATAGTGAG ACCCAGTGAAGAATATGTGGGTTTTTACTCGTACTTGACAGAAGGAAGCAGTGGAATTTGGCCgacaattttcaaaaagtttgcCAGAAA GTGGCGACCATTTCTGTACATCCTCTTGATACTGACCATAGGAGGGACAAGTGTTCTCCTCAACTttctctggtacaactacttctATGCAAACCTCACAGTGCTGTGTTTAGTCTTCTCGCGGCTCATTTGGAATGCGTCAACGTTCTATGTAGACGTTTTCAGGAAGAAAGGAATGGATTCAGAACCGTACTCTGTACTTTGGTGCTCAACTTGGTGTGATGAACAACCAGATACAAGAAGTGCAAACAAGGTGAAATGA
- the LOC139967922 gene encoding erythroid differentiation-related factor 1-like isoform X2 → MASFSAINAITETTDCPDDQSGNKGMTEEEGSEKVNSTTTYVLKSAQTQIPLTFSKLKQDTDLRQPPSNWLKSGIQIDGRNSWVKGGPGEFSSFRMANQKPDQVGEVDVISASENIKKLLKIPFSSNQVSMAVHRVENTLLLDELDLLKELRYTSESARDWVKECLLRRVLQDGQTLTTEKKTNQMLQNQNLLSKFLYHSMEEQNVESIQREQEQGRSVIPLVPPEVQKAESSEFARQVLWEFEDICMMIGSDLPIFGEGKYPAVSLRLRDTNSPINVLTGMDYWLDNLMCNVPELVMCYHLNGFVQKYEMLKTEEIPHLENAKFSTKVVKDIAQNILSFLKSNCTKEGHTYWLYKGKEDDIVKLYDLTSLCDKYPNCPWDNPFIVPVALLLYRVAKNMSAMNPTKKQNAVISKLLKECVKLLRESGDTHPEISSSAYYMLTLIHINDKYDSPTKVPAGQKKALSPTNSSGSEEEEVIMPKVKCHELMSPCLQPQEKVNTGIKSPKRNEKASEKNETVLDYIVKGLKYIHASSPSSVKIPLPSPEQVRHEKEKGAQSADLPATESETTTVLKDEESSNESQSMHSKGSSSSDLRPRLALVPSELFGRKHDILGTVKSSDVTSERTTETRREDSDNLDTALVASDQSSDALSVVGVSPHTVQLKPALLQIDHEQATDLKHFPNDSWQMDVQVSLLCQAAQVYMKMTEEEFSKQRYGAALLYSRIGLMCDAIKSHFPLKDPNLKEQRLLAHQFWMLAGDSLVMMAQDTSNFEQHLEAFEDISDNHRIIQEATEKVLLDSSSWEVELSKEKEISLRSSLKCYNSALRNDQGQSPSFLVTVARKIGNVKNELGVHIMSKASQCYKQREGNEVLKEERDLWKQSLSCFEKGMEAFEEVKDEANIALLLCNSGRLMRLCAQSHAHQGSAGVAGQLSQSERHFFQKAFKYYKQALSRLVKRKNNPQIWDAVSWELCTSQYSLGCLLQDYPPMKTTAQEEVEREIQDCFSNALRLCNAEDRSMASRPLYQYRMASIHHRLASMYHNICRSQEVSPKQRRTYPLIELHYNKAFKYFIEQDRHLEVLRIQLERIAVLEFQLAGQTGQSARAKSFNLILQLFIASKESLIALQSRCSSAETKNAVQESQSPEKLPQTDSPKVEEAFDSEEQTELSKLVPLMESRIKVNLLAVMKHLSHNKGHAEKLEPFKKIYGSFLGKTHSVEESDEVNADRIRTLLEIVNKIEAIVRSHPLT, encoded by the exons atggcatctTTTTCTGCAATAAACGCCATCACTGAGACTACAGATTGTCCAGACGACCAATCAGGAAACAAAGGAATG ACCGAGGAAGAAGGAAGTGAGAAAGTCAACTCCACGACAACTTATGTTCTTAAATCTGCACAGACCCAAATTCCTCTGACATTCTCAAAACTCAAACAAGATACCGACTTACGCCAGCCACCGTCGAATTGGCTCAAGAGTGGCATTCAAATCGACGGTCGGAATTCATGGGTCAAGGGTGGGCCAGGAGAGTTCTCAAG TTTTAGAATGGCTAATCAAAAACCAGATCAAGTCGGTGAAGTTGACGTCATTTCTGCGTCGGAG AATATTAAAAAGTTATTGAAGATACCCTTTAGCTCCAATCAGGTCAGCATGGCGGTACACAGAGTAGAAAACACCCTCCTTCTCGATGAGCTGGATCTACTGAAGGAATTACGATATACGTCTGAG TCTGCCAGGGATTGGGTGAAAGAATGCCTCTTACGAAGGGTCCTTCAAGATGGACAGACACTTACCACAGAGAAGAAAACCAACCAGATGCTACAGAACCAGAATCTCCTCTCCAAATTCCTCTATCACAG CATGGAGGAGCAGAATGTTGAATCTATACAAAGAGAACAGGAACAGGGGCGTTCGGTGATACCCCTGGTACCCCCAGAGGTCCAAAAG GCAGAGAGCAGTGAGTTTGCACGACAAGTCCTCTGGGAGTTTGAGGACATCTGTATGATGATTGGAAGTGATCTACCAATCTTTGGAGAAGGGAAGTATCCAGCAGTCAGTCTTCGACTCAG AGATACGAACAGTCCAATCAACGTGCTAACAGGGATGGACTACTGGCTGGATAACCTCATGTGTAATGTTCCAGAATTAGTCATGTGCTACCATCTCAATGGCTTTgtccaaaaatatgaaatgcttAAGACGGAAGAAATCCCTCATCTAGAAAACGCAAAGTTTTCAACCAAG GTAGTGAAAGATATTGCCCAGAATATCCTGTCATTCTTGAAGAGTAATTGCACCAAAGAAGGACACACATACTGGCTCTACAAAG GTAAGGAGGATGATATCGTCAAACTCTACGATCTGACCAGTCTCTGCGATAAGTATCCGAACTGTCCTTGGGATAATCCTTTCATTGTTCCTGTAGCTTTACTTCTCTACAGAGTCGCTAAGAACATGTCGGCGATGAATCCAACAAAAAA ACAGAATGCTGTCATATCTAAGCTACTGAAAGAATGCGTGAAACTGCTGAGGGAAAGTGGAGATACCCATCCGGAG ATTTCATCTTCCGCATACTACATGCTCACTCTCATTCACATCAATGACAAATACGATTCACCAACTAAGGTCCCGGCAGGGCAGAAAAAAGCCCTCTCTCCCACGAATAGCAGTGGAAGTGAAGAAGAGGAAGTGATCATGccaaaggtcaaatgtcatgaACTGATGTCACCCTGCCTCCAACCTCAAGAGAAAGTAAATACCGGCATCAAATCACCGAAACGTAATGAGAAAGCATCGGAAAAGAATGAAACAGTTCTGGACTACATCGTCAAG GGTTTGAAATATATCCATGCATCCTCTCCGAGTAGTGTCAAAATTCCTCTGCCATCGCCTGAGCAAGTCCGACACGAAAAGGAGAAGGGAGCTCAGTCTGCTGATCTACCGGCCACGGAATCAGAGACGACCACAGTCCTCAAAGATGAAGAATCTTCAAATGAGTCTCAATCGATGCATTCTAAAGGAAGTAGTAGCAGTGACCTTAGACCAAGACTTGCCTTAGTGCCTTCGGAACTCTTTGGGAGGAAGCATGACATTTTGGGAACGGTAAAATCAAGTGATGTTACCTCCGAGAGGACAACAGAGACGAGAAGAGAAGACTCCGATAACTTAGACACTGCGTTGGTTGCGTCAGATCAATCTAGCGATGCATTATCTGTGGTTGGGGTTTCCCCACACACTGTTCAATTGAAGCCGGCTCTACTACAGATAGATCATGAGCAGGCGACAGATTTAAAGCATTTTCCTAATGATTCCTGGCAAATGGATGTACAAGTGTCACTTCTGTGCCAGGCTGCGCAAGTTTATATGAAAATGACGGAAGAAGAGTTTTCCAAGCAGCGCTATGGGGCAGCGCTGCTATACAGCAGAATCGGCCTAATGTGCGACG CAATAAAATCTCATTTCCCTCTGAAAGACCCCAACCTTAAAGAGCAGAGGTTGCTAGCTCATCAATTCTGGATGCTGGCTGGAGACTCTTTGGTCATGATGGCTCAAGATACCTCTAACTTTGAGCAGCATCTAGAGGCATTTGAGGACATCTCTGATAATCACAGGATCATTCAAGAAGCAACTGAAAAAGTTTTACTCGATA GTAGCAGTTGGGAAGTTGAATTAAGCAAAGAGAAGGAAATTAGCCTTCGGTCAAGTCTGAAATGTTACAACAGTGCCCTAAGAAATGACCAGGGTCAGTCGCCTAGCTTCCTGGTTACCGTGGCGAGGAAGATAGGCAACGTTAAGAATGAACTAGGAGTACATATAATGAGCAAGGCATCTCAGTGCTATAAACAAAGGGAAG GCAATGAAGttttaaaagaagaaagagaccTTTGGAAGCAAAGCCTCTCATGTTTTGAAAAGGGCATGGAAGCATTTGAGGAAGTCAAGGACGAAGCCAACATTGCCCTCCTGCTATGTAACAGCGGTCGATTAATGAGGCTCTGTGCACAGAGTCACGCTCACCAGGGGAGTGCAGGAGTAGCAGGCCAGCTTTCCCAATCAGAGAGACATTTCTTTCAAAAG GCTTTCAAATACTACAAGCAAGCTCTTTCACGTCTCGTTAAGAGGAAGAATAATCCGCAGATTTGGGATGCGGTGTCCTGGGAACTTTGCACCTCTCAGTACAGTCTGGGGTGTCTGTTACAAGACTACCCTCCTATGAAAACAACTGCTCAAGAAGAG GTGGAAAGGGAAATACAAGATTGCTTCAGCAATGCTCTTCGGCTGTGTAATGCAGAGGATAGATCCATGGCCTCTCGTCCTCTGTACCAGTATCGTATGGCCAGTATTCATCATCGCTTGGCATCAATGTATCACAATATCTGCAGAAGTCAG GAGGTTTCTCCAAAGCAGAGAAGGACTTATCCGTTGATAGAATTACATTATAACAAAGCTTTCAAATACTTCATAGAACAGGACAGACATTTGGAAGTACTTAGAATACAACTAGAGAGGATAGCAGTCCTGGAATTCCAGTTAGCTG GTCAGACGGGTCAATCGGCTAGAGCCAAGTCTTTCAACTTAATATTACAGCTTTTCATTGCTTCAAAGGAATCTCTCATAGCTCTTCAAAGTAGATGTTCTTCTGCCGAAACCAAAAACGCTGTTCAGGAATCTCAGTCTCCTGAGAAACTTCCTCAAACAGACAGTCCAAAGGTGGAGGAGGCATTTGATTCAGAAGAGCAGACAGAATTATCCAAACTGGTACCACTTATGGAGTCTCGAATTAAAGTCAACTTGCTCGCTGTTATGAAACATCTCAGTCACAACAAAGG ACATGCAGAGAAGCTGGAACCCTTCAAGAAGATTTACGGTAGTTTTCTAGGTAAAACCCACTCTGTTGAAGAATCAGACGAGGTCAACGCAGACAGAATCAGAACACTTCTTGAGATAGTTAATAAAATAGAGGCTATCGTTAGAAGCCATCCATTGACTTGA
- the LOC139967922 gene encoding erythroid differentiation-related factor 1-like isoform X1, which produces MASFSAINAITETTDCPDDQSGNKGMTEEEGSEKVNSTTTYVLKSAQTQIPLTFSKLKQDTDLRQPPSNWLKSGIQIDGRNSWVKGGPGEFSSFRMANQKPDQVGEVDVISASENIKKLLKIPFSSNQVSMAVHRVENTLLLDELDLLKELRYTSESARDWVKECLLRRVLQDGQTLTTEKKTNQMLQNQNLLSKFLYHSMEEQNVESIQREQEQGRSVIPLVPPEVQKAESSEFARQVLWEFEDICMMIGSDLPIFGEGKYPAVSLRLRDTNSPINVLTGMDYWLDNLMCNVPELVMCYHLNGFVQKYEMLKTEEIPHLENAKFSTKVVKDIAQNILSFLKSNCTKEGHTYWLYKGKEDDIVKLYDLTSLCDKYPNCPWDNPFIVPVALLLYRVAKNMSAMNPTKKQNAVISKLLKECVKLLRESGDTHPEISSSAYYMLTLIHINDKYDSPTKVPAGQKKALSPTNSSGSEEEEVIMPKVKCHELMSPCLQPQEKVNTGIKSPKRNEKASEKNETVLDYIVKGLKYIHASSPSSVKIPLPSPEQVRHEKEKGAQSADLPATESETTTVLKDEESSNESQSMHSKGSSSSDLRPRLALVPSELFGRKHDILGTVKSSDVTSERTTETRREDSDNLDTALVASDQSSDALSVVGVSPHTVQLKPALLQIDHEQATDLKHFPNDSWQMDVQVSLLCQAAQVYMKMTEEEFSKQRYGAALLYSRIGLMCDAIKSHFPLKDPNLKEQRLLAHQFWMLAGDSLVMMAQDTSNFEQHLEAFEDISDNHRIIQEATEKVLLDSEYDGSSWEVELSKEKEISLRSSLKCYNSALRNDQGQSPSFLVTVARKIGNVKNELGVHIMSKASQCYKQREGNEVLKEERDLWKQSLSCFEKGMEAFEEVKDEANIALLLCNSGRLMRLCAQSHAHQGSAGVAGQLSQSERHFFQKAFKYYKQALSRLVKRKNNPQIWDAVSWELCTSQYSLGCLLQDYPPMKTTAQEEVEREIQDCFSNALRLCNAEDRSMASRPLYQYRMASIHHRLASMYHNICRSQEVSPKQRRTYPLIELHYNKAFKYFIEQDRHLEVLRIQLERIAVLEFQLAGQTGQSARAKSFNLILQLFIASKESLIALQSRCSSAETKNAVQESQSPEKLPQTDSPKVEEAFDSEEQTELSKLVPLMESRIKVNLLAVMKHLSHNKGHAEKLEPFKKIYGSFLGKTHSVEESDEVNADRIRTLLEIVNKIEAIVRSHPLT; this is translated from the exons atggcatctTTTTCTGCAATAAACGCCATCACTGAGACTACAGATTGTCCAGACGACCAATCAGGAAACAAAGGAATG ACCGAGGAAGAAGGAAGTGAGAAAGTCAACTCCACGACAACTTATGTTCTTAAATCTGCACAGACCCAAATTCCTCTGACATTCTCAAAACTCAAACAAGATACCGACTTACGCCAGCCACCGTCGAATTGGCTCAAGAGTGGCATTCAAATCGACGGTCGGAATTCATGGGTCAAGGGTGGGCCAGGAGAGTTCTCAAG TTTTAGAATGGCTAATCAAAAACCAGATCAAGTCGGTGAAGTTGACGTCATTTCTGCGTCGGAG AATATTAAAAAGTTATTGAAGATACCCTTTAGCTCCAATCAGGTCAGCATGGCGGTACACAGAGTAGAAAACACCCTCCTTCTCGATGAGCTGGATCTACTGAAGGAATTACGATATACGTCTGAG TCTGCCAGGGATTGGGTGAAAGAATGCCTCTTACGAAGGGTCCTTCAAGATGGACAGACACTTACCACAGAGAAGAAAACCAACCAGATGCTACAGAACCAGAATCTCCTCTCCAAATTCCTCTATCACAG CATGGAGGAGCAGAATGTTGAATCTATACAAAGAGAACAGGAACAGGGGCGTTCGGTGATACCCCTGGTACCCCCAGAGGTCCAAAAG GCAGAGAGCAGTGAGTTTGCACGACAAGTCCTCTGGGAGTTTGAGGACATCTGTATGATGATTGGAAGTGATCTACCAATCTTTGGAGAAGGGAAGTATCCAGCAGTCAGTCTTCGACTCAG AGATACGAACAGTCCAATCAACGTGCTAACAGGGATGGACTACTGGCTGGATAACCTCATGTGTAATGTTCCAGAATTAGTCATGTGCTACCATCTCAATGGCTTTgtccaaaaatatgaaatgcttAAGACGGAAGAAATCCCTCATCTAGAAAACGCAAAGTTTTCAACCAAG GTAGTGAAAGATATTGCCCAGAATATCCTGTCATTCTTGAAGAGTAATTGCACCAAAGAAGGACACACATACTGGCTCTACAAAG GTAAGGAGGATGATATCGTCAAACTCTACGATCTGACCAGTCTCTGCGATAAGTATCCGAACTGTCCTTGGGATAATCCTTTCATTGTTCCTGTAGCTTTACTTCTCTACAGAGTCGCTAAGAACATGTCGGCGATGAATCCAACAAAAAA ACAGAATGCTGTCATATCTAAGCTACTGAAAGAATGCGTGAAACTGCTGAGGGAAAGTGGAGATACCCATCCGGAG ATTTCATCTTCCGCATACTACATGCTCACTCTCATTCACATCAATGACAAATACGATTCACCAACTAAGGTCCCGGCAGGGCAGAAAAAAGCCCTCTCTCCCACGAATAGCAGTGGAAGTGAAGAAGAGGAAGTGATCATGccaaaggtcaaatgtcatgaACTGATGTCACCCTGCCTCCAACCTCAAGAGAAAGTAAATACCGGCATCAAATCACCGAAACGTAATGAGAAAGCATCGGAAAAGAATGAAACAGTTCTGGACTACATCGTCAAG GGTTTGAAATATATCCATGCATCCTCTCCGAGTAGTGTCAAAATTCCTCTGCCATCGCCTGAGCAAGTCCGACACGAAAAGGAGAAGGGAGCTCAGTCTGCTGATCTACCGGCCACGGAATCAGAGACGACCACAGTCCTCAAAGATGAAGAATCTTCAAATGAGTCTCAATCGATGCATTCTAAAGGAAGTAGTAGCAGTGACCTTAGACCAAGACTTGCCTTAGTGCCTTCGGAACTCTTTGGGAGGAAGCATGACATTTTGGGAACGGTAAAATCAAGTGATGTTACCTCCGAGAGGACAACAGAGACGAGAAGAGAAGACTCCGATAACTTAGACACTGCGTTGGTTGCGTCAGATCAATCTAGCGATGCATTATCTGTGGTTGGGGTTTCCCCACACACTGTTCAATTGAAGCCGGCTCTACTACAGATAGATCATGAGCAGGCGACAGATTTAAAGCATTTTCCTAATGATTCCTGGCAAATGGATGTACAAGTGTCACTTCTGTGCCAGGCTGCGCAAGTTTATATGAAAATGACGGAAGAAGAGTTTTCCAAGCAGCGCTATGGGGCAGCGCTGCTATACAGCAGAATCGGCCTAATGTGCGACG CAATAAAATCTCATTTCCCTCTGAAAGACCCCAACCTTAAAGAGCAGAGGTTGCTAGCTCATCAATTCTGGATGCTGGCTGGAGACTCTTTGGTCATGATGGCTCAAGATACCTCTAACTTTGAGCAGCATCTAGAGGCATTTGAGGACATCTCTGATAATCACAGGATCATTCAAGAAGCAACTGAAAAAGTTTTACTCGATAGTGAGTATGACG GTAGCAGTTGGGAAGTTGAATTAAGCAAAGAGAAGGAAATTAGCCTTCGGTCAAGTCTGAAATGTTACAACAGTGCCCTAAGAAATGACCAGGGTCAGTCGCCTAGCTTCCTGGTTACCGTGGCGAGGAAGATAGGCAACGTTAAGAATGAACTAGGAGTACATATAATGAGCAAGGCATCTCAGTGCTATAAACAAAGGGAAG GCAATGAAGttttaaaagaagaaagagaccTTTGGAAGCAAAGCCTCTCATGTTTTGAAAAGGGCATGGAAGCATTTGAGGAAGTCAAGGACGAAGCCAACATTGCCCTCCTGCTATGTAACAGCGGTCGATTAATGAGGCTCTGTGCACAGAGTCACGCTCACCAGGGGAGTGCAGGAGTAGCAGGCCAGCTTTCCCAATCAGAGAGACATTTCTTTCAAAAG GCTTTCAAATACTACAAGCAAGCTCTTTCACGTCTCGTTAAGAGGAAGAATAATCCGCAGATTTGGGATGCGGTGTCCTGGGAACTTTGCACCTCTCAGTACAGTCTGGGGTGTCTGTTACAAGACTACCCTCCTATGAAAACAACTGCTCAAGAAGAG GTGGAAAGGGAAATACAAGATTGCTTCAGCAATGCTCTTCGGCTGTGTAATGCAGAGGATAGATCCATGGCCTCTCGTCCTCTGTACCAGTATCGTATGGCCAGTATTCATCATCGCTTGGCATCAATGTATCACAATATCTGCAGAAGTCAG GAGGTTTCTCCAAAGCAGAGAAGGACTTATCCGTTGATAGAATTACATTATAACAAAGCTTTCAAATACTTCATAGAACAGGACAGACATTTGGAAGTACTTAGAATACAACTAGAGAGGATAGCAGTCCTGGAATTCCAGTTAGCTG GTCAGACGGGTCAATCGGCTAGAGCCAAGTCTTTCAACTTAATATTACAGCTTTTCATTGCTTCAAAGGAATCTCTCATAGCTCTTCAAAGTAGATGTTCTTCTGCCGAAACCAAAAACGCTGTTCAGGAATCTCAGTCTCCTGAGAAACTTCCTCAAACAGACAGTCCAAAGGTGGAGGAGGCATTTGATTCAGAAGAGCAGACAGAATTATCCAAACTGGTACCACTTATGGAGTCTCGAATTAAAGTCAACTTGCTCGCTGTTATGAAACATCTCAGTCACAACAAAGG ACATGCAGAGAAGCTGGAACCCTTCAAGAAGATTTACGGTAGTTTTCTAGGTAAAACCCACTCTGTTGAAGAATCAGACGAGGTCAACGCAGACAGAATCAGAACACTTCTTGAGATAGTTAATAAAATAGAGGCTATCGTTAGAAGCCATCCATTGACTTGA